The Amycolatopsis solani genome segment TCCGACGGCGACCCGGCGACGGTGGCGTACCCCCGCTCGGGCCCGGCCCCGGCGCCGACGTGTGCGAGCGTGGGCCTTGCCTACTGAACCGCCGCGCGTCGACTGGCTCCCGCAGCCACGGCGCCGTCCGGCCCCGGAGACCGGGTCATCGGTGTCCCCGATCCCGGCGCCCCGCCGGCCGTGGCGCCTGCGGCCGTCTCGCGAACACCCCGGCAGCGCGCCGACGACCGGAGAGTTGACGCTTCCCGGCAAGACCGTGGCACCCGACCGCACTTTGCCGGCCGAGCAGCCACGATGGCCCGAGCACGAGCCGGAAGAAACGCCGGCCGCCGTAGCCGAACCCGCCGATCCGCCGGTCCCGGCACGTGAGCTCCTGCGGCTGTCCCCACCCGATCCGGCGCAAGCGCGGCCGGTCTCGTGGTGGCCACCCGCCGTGCTCGTGCTCGCCGTGGCGCTCTCCGTCGCGCTGCTGCTCATCCCGCGGGCCGTCGAACCGCGCCGGCTTTCCGGTGTGGCTTCGGCGAATCCGACGGTCTCCACACCGACCCCCACCCGGGCGCCGGAAGCCGCGGCGTTGCCGGACGGCGCCCCCGTGACCGCGGCCGGCTCCGGCACCTGGCGGGTCCTGCCCGGTCCGGAAACCCTCGCCGGCACCGGGCACACCACCGTGACGTACACGGTCGAGGTCGAAGACGGCCTCGACGCCGCCACCTTCGGCGCCGACGTCGACTCCGTGCTCGCCGACCCCCGTGGCTGGATCGGGCTCGGTGAGGTGTCGTTCCACCGCCTCGCCCGGCCGGACGACCGGCCCTCGGTGCGCATCAGCCTCACCAGCCCGGCGACCAGCCGGCGCCTGTGCGGCTTCGCCATCCCCTTCGAGTCGTCGTGCCACCTCTCACGCGGGCACCGCATCGTCGTCAACCTCGCCCGCTGGATCCGCGGCGCGCACTCCTTCGACGGCGACCTCGCCGGCTACCACCGCTACGCCATCAGCCACGAGGTCGGCCACGCGCTCGGCTTCGGCCACGTCGGCTGCCCGGCGGCCGGTGCGCCGGCGCCGGTGATGATGCAGCAGACGTTCGGGCTCTCGAACGACTACCTGGCCCGGCTCAACCGCGCCGAGCCCGCGGCCGCCGTCCGGGTTCGCCCGGACGGCGCCGTCTGCCGGGCCAACCCGTGGGTCACCGCCGCGCCCTGAAGGCGTGGTGGTCAGCCACCGATCTCCTTGCTGACCCCGCTCGGACCCTCGTAGGTCCGATCGGGAAGCTTGCGCACCGTGTCGAGGACGTCCTTACCGGCACCGTTCCGCTCAGCGGCGCGGACCAGGTCGTCGCGCTTCGCGGGGTAGTCGACACCGGAGAGGTACTTCTGCAGCTCGATCGGGTTCGGCTTGCTCATGGTGTTCTCCTTCCATCGGGAACACGGCGGCTACCCGGTCCGGGGCCCGACACACGCTCAGCGGGTCGCGCGGGCACGGGCGGTGAGCAGGCCGAGCCCGATCATCCCGACACCCAGCAAGAGGTGCAGCCAGTTGTCCGCGTTGTTGACCGGCACGAAGTTCGCGTCGCTGGCGTGGTCGACGACCAGCCCGTACACCCAGAGCACCAGGTAGACGACCCCGCCCACCACTAGGAACCGGAACGCCCCGCGGGGAGTGCGGGCCGCGGCCAAGCCGGCGACGCCGAACAGCAGGTGGACGATGTTGTGCAGCACGGACACCATGAACAGGCCGAGCAGCATCGCCATCGAGTCGTGGCCGGCGAAGCTGAGCTGGTCGTAGTTCGTCGTGATGCCCGGGACGAAGCCGAGCACCCCGACCAGCAGGAAGACGGCCGCGACCACGGTGGCCGCGAGCTGCGCGGGAGTGCGCGTGGTGGTTCGGGTGGGTGTGGACATGGCTCTCTCCGGTTCGTCGCCGTCACGCCGGTTCCGCGCGGAACCGGGCATTGCGGAGGTCCGCGTACCCCGTCGTTCCGCCGCTAAGCCCGGCGCGCGGCGGTTGACCGGCGGCCGTCGGGGTAGCCCTGCTTCATGAACCCCGCAGCCGGACCCGAGCCGAAACCCCACCGAGCGCTCCGGGCGGTCGAAGACGCCGAAGCGCTCGACGGCCCGGCCGCCGAAATCACCCGCGTACTGCGCGGCCCGGCCGAAAGCACCGTGGGCCGCCTCCTGCGCGGCCGCTGGCTGGGCCACCCCCTGCACCCGATCGCCGTCACCATCCCCATCGGCGCCTGGCTGTGCTCGGCGGCGTTCGACCTGATCCCCGGCCGGCAGGACACCGCGCGCCGCCTGGTCGCGGCCGGCCTGCTGGCCACCCCGCTCGCGATAGTGCTCGGCTGGGCCGACTACGCGGACCTCGACGCGCGCCAGCGACGCGTCGGCCTGGTCCACGCCGCCGGCAACGCGACGGCCACCGCGCTGTTCGGTGCGTCCTACCTCG includes the following:
- a CDS encoding DUF3152 domain-containing protein, which produces MAPDRTLPAEQPRWPEHEPEETPAAVAEPADPPVPARELLRLSPPDPAQARPVSWWPPAVLVLAVALSVALLLIPRAVEPRRLSGVASANPTVSTPTPTRAPEAAALPDGAPVTAAGSGTWRVLPGPETLAGTGHTTVTYTVEVEDGLDAATFGADVDSVLADPRGWIGLGEVSFHRLARPDDRPSVRISLTSPATSRRLCGFAIPFESSCHLSRGHRIVVNLARWIRGAHSFDGDLAGYHRYAISHEVGHALGFGHVGCPAAGAPAPVMMQQTFGLSNDYLARLNRAEPAAAVRVRPDGAVCRANPWVTAAP
- a CDS encoding DUF2795 domain-containing protein is translated as MSKPNPIELQKYLSGVDYPAKRDDLVRAAERNGAGKDVLDTVRKLPDRTYEGPSGVSKEIGG
- a CDS encoding DUF4383 domain-containing protein; the protein is MSTPTRTTTRTPAQLAATVVAAVFLLVGVLGFVPGITTNYDQLSFAGHDSMAMLLGLFMVSVLHNIVHLLFGVAGLAAARTPRGAFRFLVVGGVVYLVLWVYGLVVDHASDANFVPVNNADNWLHLLLGVGMIGLGLLTARARATR
- a CDS encoding DUF2231 domain-containing protein → MNPAAGPEPKPHRALRAVEDAEALDGPAAEITRVLRGPAESTVGRLLRGRWLGHPLHPIAVTIPIGAWLCSAAFDLIPGRQDTARRLVAAGLLATPLAIVLGWADYADLDARQRRVGLVHAAGNATATALFGASYLARTRGHVVRGRLLGALGLAAASAAGALGGHLAYAQGAGVFRWQEPLDDVDPGEAAGENPAAPRNPA